The Geobacillus stearothermophilus ATCC 12980 genome contains a region encoding:
- a CDS encoding hemerythrin domain-containing protein, with translation MHSFCHMGGPEGVKLCAGLAQLKQEHGPLRAQMEQLLAAAEAIGRGENDRNWREPLADLREKVESFVAALDPHSEREEGVLFPMMARYIGRTTGPIAVMEYEHEQAKTRLSMFLEKTAQLPENIDSRQALTLAGAVIEAYHILDEHFMKEENVLFPMAERLLSDAEKEELFARIN, from the coding sequence ATGCATTCATTTTGCCATATGGGCGGCCCTGAAGGGGTGAAATTATGCGCCGGTCTGGCGCAATTAAAACAAGAACACGGCCCGCTGCGCGCCCAAATGGAGCAGCTGCTTGCCGCAGCGGAGGCGATCGGCCGCGGGGAAAATGACCGCAACTGGCGTGAGCCGCTCGCTGATTTGAGAGAAAAAGTTGAATCGTTCGTCGCCGCCCTAGATCCGCATTCGGAGCGGGAAGAAGGCGTATTGTTCCCAATGATGGCTCGGTACATCGGGCGGACGACCGGCCCTATCGCCGTTATGGAATACGAACACGAACAGGCGAAAACGCGACTTTCCATGTTTTTAGAAAAGACCGCCCAGCTGCCGGAGAACATCGACAGCAGGCAGGCGTTGACGCTTGCCGGCGCGGTGATTGAGGCGTATCATATTTTGGATGAGCACTTCATGAAAGAGGAGAACGTGCTCTTCCCGATGGCCGAGCGGTTGTTGTCCGATGCGGAGAAAGAGGAGCTGTTTGCGCGCATTAACTAA
- the narJ gene encoding nitrate reductase molybdenum cofactor assembly chaperone, with protein MNSEQQQTVFLCVSYLLSYPDEQWAESLPDCLDAIRSLDDETVRAPLLAVAEQLAVTPARERMEQYVETFDFGKKTNLYLTYMTNGEQRERGIELVALKARYEAAGFAVSDHELPDYLPLMLEWMAYADQEHTTALLADYAGHIREIGDRLAAAGSPYAQLFDALNHTFTQLGVTPLPKGGATAWPANFSG; from the coding sequence ATGAACAGCGAACAACAACAAACGGTCTTTCTATGTGTATCGTATTTGTTGTCTTACCCGGACGAACAGTGGGCCGAATCGCTTCCTGACTGCCTAGACGCCATCCGCTCGCTTGACGATGAAACCGTCCGCGCGCCGCTTTTGGCAGTGGCCGAACAGCTCGCGGTCACCCCGGCTCGAGAGCGGATGGAGCAATATGTCGAAACATTTGATTTCGGCAAAAAAACGAATTTGTACTTGACGTATATGACAAACGGCGAGCAGCGGGAGCGCGGAATCGAACTCGTTGCCTTAAAAGCGCGCTACGAGGCGGCCGGATTCGCCGTCTCCGATCACGAGCTGCCCGACTACTTGCCGCTCATGCTTGAATGGATGGCCTATGCAGATCAAGAGCATACGACTGCCTTGCTCGCCGATTATGCCGGCCATATCCGCGAAATCGGCGACCGGCTGGCAGCGGCAGGCAGCCCGTATGCACAGTTGTTTGACGCGCTCAATCACACATTCACTCAACTCGGCGTGACGCCGCTCCCGAAAGGAGGTGCAACGGCATGGCCAGCCAATTTCTCTGGGTGA
- the narH gene encoding nitrate reductase subunit beta has protein sequence MKIKAQIGMVMNLDKCIGCHTCSVTCKNTWTNRPGAEYMYFNNVETKPGIGYPKQWENQEKYRGGWELKNGELRLKSGSKAMRLVNLFYNPYQPTIDDYYEPWNYDYETLTNSPLKQYQPVARPKSSITGEWMELSWGPNWEDDLAGVHITGLRDPNVVKMEQAIQTEFENVFMMYLPRICEHCLNPSCVSSCPSGAMYKRDEDGIVLVDQNACRAWRYCVTSCPYKKVYFNWQTNKAEKCTLCFPRIEAGMPTICSETCVGRIRYIGVMLYDADKVKEAASVTDEKQLYHAQLDIFLDPNDPAVAAAAKEAGIPDEWIAAAQRSPIYKMIVDWKIALPLHPEYRTLPMVWYIPPLSPIMNTIEGKGSQASADDIFPAIDEMRIPIEYLANLLTAGDTAHIRTTLKKMAAMRSYMRAKQTNKQPDTRLIESLGLSREDIEEMYRLLAIAKYEDRFVIPASHREEVADLYAEQGSCGLAFAGGPGACGTL, from the coding sequence TTGAAGATTAAAGCGCAAATCGGAATGGTGATGAATTTGGACAAATGCATCGGCTGCCATACGTGCAGCGTCACGTGCAAAAACACATGGACGAACCGCCCCGGCGCTGAATACATGTACTTTAACAACGTTGAAACGAAACCCGGAATCGGCTATCCGAAACAATGGGAAAACCAAGAGAAGTATAGAGGCGGCTGGGAGTTGAAAAACGGCGAACTGCGGCTCAAATCCGGCTCGAAAGCGATGCGGCTCGTCAACTTGTTCTACAATCCGTACCAGCCTACGATCGACGATTACTACGAACCGTGGAATTACGACTATGAAACGTTGACGAACAGCCCGCTAAAACAATACCAGCCAGTGGCGCGGCCGAAATCAAGCATCACCGGCGAATGGATGGAGCTGTCATGGGGGCCGAACTGGGAAGACGATCTGGCCGGCGTCCATATCACCGGTTTGCGTGATCCGAACGTTGTCAAAATGGAGCAGGCGATCCAAACGGAATTTGAGAATGTCTTTATGATGTACTTGCCGCGCATTTGCGAGCATTGCCTCAATCCGTCATGCGTATCGAGCTGCCCGTCAGGCGCCATGTACAAACGCGACGAGGACGGCATCGTCCTCGTCGACCAAAACGCCTGCCGCGCTTGGCGGTATTGCGTCACAAGCTGTCCGTACAAAAAAGTGTATTTCAACTGGCAAACGAACAAAGCGGAAAAATGCACGCTCTGCTTCCCGCGCATCGAAGCCGGCATGCCGACGATTTGTTCGGAAACGTGCGTCGGCCGCATCCGTTACATCGGTGTGATGCTGTATGACGCTGACAAAGTGAAAGAAGCGGCGAGCGTCACAGATGAGAAACAGCTGTACCACGCCCAGCTTGATATTTTCCTTGATCCAAACGATCCAGCCGTCGCCGCCGCCGCGAAAGAAGCGGGCATCCCAGACGAATGGATCGCCGCCGCACAGCGCTCGCCGATTTACAAAATGATCGTCGACTGGAAAATCGCTTTGCCGCTGCATCCGGAATACCGGACGCTGCCAATGGTATGGTACATTCCGCCGCTGAGCCCGATCATGAATACGATCGAAGGAAAAGGAAGCCAAGCGAGCGCCGATGACATCTTCCCGGCCATTGATGAAATGCGCATTCCGATCGAATATTTGGCGAATTTGCTGACGGCGGGCGATACGGCGCACATCCGCACGACATTGAAAAAAATGGCGGCCATGCGCTCATACATGCGGGCGAAACAAACGAACAAACAGCCGGACACCCGTCTCATTGAATCGCTCGGCTTAAGCCGTGAAGACATTGAAGAGATGTACCGTTTGCTCGCGATTGCCAAATACGAAGACCGCTTCGTCATTCCAGCATCGCACCGCGAAGAAGTCGCTGACCTCTACGCCGAACAAGGCAGCTGCGGGCTGGCGTTCGCCGGCGGCCCGGGCGCTTGCGGCACGCTGTAA
- the narI gene encoding respiratory nitrate reductase subunit gamma has protein sequence MASQFLWVIFPYLALVLFVAGHIWRYQRDQFGWTSKSSELLEKRQLRLGSLLFHWGILFVFVGHVMGILIPKPFYEALGVTEEMYHALALAGGIPAGLAAFVGLLILFRRRLTVKRVRTTSSTGDWVALGFLLVVIASGLSSTFLNIDSHGFDYRTTIGPWFRGLLTFRPNPAYMEAVPLWFQIHILAAFGLFAVWPFTRLVHVFSFPLRYLQRSYVVYRKRMPKQAEPVNRAK, from the coding sequence ATGGCCAGCCAATTTCTCTGGGTGATTTTTCCGTATTTGGCGCTTGTCCTATTTGTCGCCGGCCATATTTGGCGCTACCAGCGCGACCAGTTTGGCTGGACATCCAAATCAAGCGAACTGCTTGAAAAACGGCAGTTGCGCCTTGGAAGCCTTCTCTTTCACTGGGGCATTTTGTTCGTGTTTGTCGGCCACGTGATGGGCATTCTCATTCCCAAGCCGTTTTACGAGGCGCTTGGCGTGACAGAAGAGATGTACCACGCCCTCGCCTTGGCAGGCGGCATTCCGGCCGGCTTGGCGGCCTTCGTTGGTTTGTTGATCCTTTTTCGCCGCCGCTTGACGGTCAAGCGCGTACGGACGACAAGCAGCACCGGCGACTGGGTCGCGCTCGGATTTTTGCTTGTCGTGATCGCCAGCGGGTTGTCGTCGACGTTTCTGAACATCGATTCGCACGGGTTTGATTACCGGACGACAATCGGCCCGTGGTTTCGCGGCCTTCTTACGTTCCGTCCGAACCCAGCTTATATGGAAGCGGTGCCGCTTTGGTTTCAGATTCATATTCTCGCTGCATTCGGTTTGTTCGCCGTCTGGCCGTTCACCCGTCTCGTTCACGTATTCAGCTTCCCGCTCCGCTACTTGCAGCGCAGCTACGTCGTCTATCGAAAGCGAATGCCAAAACAAGCAGAGCCGGTCAACCGCGCCAAGTAA
- a CDS encoding nitrate reductase subunit alpha — MKRKRSPFINRFKYIRPIERQADGHSETTYGDRAWEDAYRRRWQHDKVVRSTHGVNCTGSCSWNIYVKNGIVTWEGQQLDYPSTGPDMPDFEPRGCPRGASFSWYMYSPLRVKYPYVRGILLDMWREALSHHPNNPLEAWKSIVEDREKAKRYKQARGKGGFVRVSWDEALTLVAASLLYTVVKYGPDRNVGFSPIPAMSMVSHAAGSRFMQLMGGPMLSFYDWYADLPPASPQIWGDQTDVPESSDWYNAGYIITWGSNVPLTRTPDAHFLAEVRYRGTKVVSVSPDYAESTKFADDWLSVKQGTDGALAMAMGHVILNEYYVKRTVPYFERYAKMYTDFPFVVTLKQNGGTWTAGRFLLAKDLGKQTNNAEWKPVIYDENTDSFVVPNGTIGARWEDKGKWNLRLVDEETEQPLEPRLSFLGSEDEVISIQLPYFTAEGGKTIERAVPVKKVQTVTGDVYVTTVYDLILANYGIDRGIGGTVARSYDDEVPFTPAWQEAITGVDRELVVKIAREFADNAIDTNGRSMIIVGAGINHWFNSDTIYRAVLNLVLFVGAQGVNGGGWAHYVGQEKLRPVEGWQTIATARDWVGPAKLQNGTSFFYFATDQWRYEERPVDELISPLAKKARYSHPGDYNVLAARLGWLPSYPTFNKNGIELYNEAVSHGARTPEEIGAYVAKQLKKKELQFAIEDPDNEANFPRNLIVWRANLISSSGKGHEYFLKHLLGTTNGLLNDDRDSLRPEEIRWRDEAPEGKLDLLVNLDFRMAGTALYSDVVLPAATWYEKHDLSSTDMHPFIHPFNPAVPPLWEARSDWDIFKSLAKAVSDVAKQAGLKPMKEVVATPLLHDTAQELAQPFGEVKDWSKGETEPIPGKTMPNIHVIERDYTLLYDQMTALGPNVARQPIGTKGIAWSAKDEYEQLKRRLGTVRRASIADGCPDISEAKKAAEAILTLSSTTNGKMAVKAWEALEKKTDLKLADLAKEREEECFTFEQITAQPKTVITSPAFSGSEKGGRRYSPFTTNVERLIPWRTLTGRQSFYIDHELMHEFGETMATFKPVLPHRPFSNKRPKENGKEVILNYLTPHNKWSIHSMYFDSLPMLTLFRGGPTVWMNKDDAAEAGINDNDWIECFNENGVVVARAVVSHRLPRGMAFMHHAQDRHINVPGTKLTNNRGGTHNSPTRIHVKPTHMIGGYAQLSYGFNYYGPTGNQRDLYVVIRKLEEVDWLED, encoded by the coding sequence ATGAAACGAAAACGATCTCCGTTCATCAACCGTTTCAAATATATTCGGCCGATCGAGCGCCAAGCCGACGGCCATAGCGAAACAACCTACGGCGACCGCGCCTGGGAAGATGCATACCGTCGCCGCTGGCAGCACGACAAAGTCGTCCGCTCGACCCATGGCGTCAACTGCACGGGGTCGTGCAGCTGGAACATTTACGTCAAAAACGGCATCGTCACCTGGGAAGGACAGCAGCTCGACTATCCGTCGACCGGGCCGGATATGCCGGACTTTGAACCGCGCGGCTGCCCGCGCGGCGCGAGCTTCTCATGGTATATGTACAGCCCGCTGCGCGTCAAATACCCGTATGTCCGCGGCATCTTGCTTGACATGTGGCGCGAGGCGCTCTCCCATCATCCAAACAACCCGCTTGAGGCGTGGAAAAGCATCGTTGAAGACCGCGAAAAAGCGAAGCGCTACAAACAGGCGCGCGGGAAGGGCGGATTCGTGCGCGTCAGCTGGGATGAAGCATTGACGCTTGTCGCCGCTTCTTTATTGTATACGGTCGTCAAATACGGCCCGGACCGCAACGTCGGCTTCTCCCCGATTCCAGCCATGTCGATGGTCAGCCATGCCGCCGGATCGCGCTTCATGCAGCTGATGGGCGGGCCGATGTTAAGCTTCTATGATTGGTACGCCGACTTGCCGCCGGCGTCGCCGCAAATTTGGGGCGACCAAACGGACGTGCCGGAGTCAAGCGACTGGTACAACGCCGGCTACATCATCACCTGGGGCTCGAACGTCCCGCTCACCCGGACTCCGGACGCTCACTTTTTAGCCGAAGTGCGCTACCGCGGCACGAAAGTCGTCTCCGTCAGCCCAGATTACGCCGAGTCGACAAAATTCGCCGACGACTGGCTGTCGGTGAAGCAAGGGACGGACGGCGCCTTGGCGATGGCGATGGGACATGTTATTTTAAACGAATATTACGTCAAACGGACCGTTCCATATTTTGAACGATATGCCAAAATGTACACCGATTTTCCGTTTGTCGTCACCTTAAAACAAAACGGCGGCACATGGACGGCCGGCCGCTTCTTGTTGGCGAAAGACCTTGGCAAACAAACGAACAATGCCGAATGGAAGCCGGTCATCTATGATGAAAACACCGACTCGTTTGTCGTGCCGAATGGAACGATCGGCGCTCGCTGGGAAGACAAAGGAAAATGGAACTTGCGTCTTGTTGATGAGGAAACAGAACAGCCGCTTGAGCCACGCCTGTCGTTTTTAGGGAGCGAAGATGAAGTCATCTCGATCCAGCTTCCATATTTCACCGCTGAGGGCGGAAAAACGATCGAACGCGCGGTTCCAGTGAAAAAAGTGCAAACCGTAACAGGAGACGTTTACGTCACGACCGTCTATGATTTGATTTTGGCCAACTACGGCATTGACCGCGGCATCGGCGGCACAGTCGCCCGCTCGTACGATGACGAGGTGCCATTCACTCCAGCATGGCAAGAAGCGATCACCGGCGTCGACCGCGAACTCGTCGTGAAAATCGCCCGTGAGTTTGCCGACAACGCGATCGACACAAACGGCCGGTCGATGATCATCGTCGGCGCCGGGATCAACCATTGGTTCAACTCCGATACGATTTACCGCGCCGTCTTGAACCTTGTCTTGTTCGTCGGCGCCCAAGGGGTGAATGGCGGCGGTTGGGCCCATTACGTCGGGCAGGAAAAGCTGCGGCCGGTGGAAGGATGGCAGACAATCGCCACCGCTCGCGACTGGGTCGGACCAGCGAAATTGCAAAACGGCACGTCATTCTTTTACTTTGCGACCGACCAATGGCGCTATGAAGAGCGGCCGGTCGATGAGCTCATCTCACCGCTGGCCAAAAAAGCGCGCTATTCACACCCTGGCGATTACAACGTCTTGGCCGCGCGGCTTGGCTGGCTGCCGTCGTACCCGACGTTTAACAAAAACGGCATCGAGCTGTATAACGAAGCAGTAAGCCATGGAGCCCGCACGCCGGAAGAGATCGGCGCCTACGTCGCGAAACAGCTGAAAAAGAAAGAATTGCAGTTTGCGATCGAGGATCCGGACAACGAGGCGAATTTTCCGCGCAACTTGATCGTCTGGCGCGCCAACTTAATCTCAAGCTCCGGCAAAGGGCACGAATACTTCTTAAAACATTTGCTTGGCACGACGAACGGCTTGTTAAACGATGACCGCGACAGCCTGCGCCCGGAAGAAATCCGCTGGCGCGATGAAGCGCCGGAAGGCAAGCTCGATCTGCTTGTCAACTTGGACTTCCGCATGGCCGGCACAGCGCTCTACTCCGATGTCGTCCTGCCGGCAGCGACATGGTATGAAAAACATGACTTAAGCAGCACGGATATGCATCCGTTCATCCATCCGTTCAATCCAGCCGTGCCTCCGCTCTGGGAAGCGCGCTCGGACTGGGATATTTTCAAATCACTCGCGAAAGCCGTATCTGATGTCGCCAAACAAGCCGGCTTAAAGCCAATGAAAGAAGTCGTCGCCACTCCGCTGTTGCACGATACGGCGCAAGAGCTGGCGCAGCCGTTCGGTGAAGTGAAAGACTGGAGCAAAGGCGAAACTGAACCGATTCCGGGCAAAACGATGCCGAACATTCACGTCATTGAACGCGACTATACCCTTCTTTACGACCAAATGACCGCCTTAGGTCCAAATGTCGCCCGCCAGCCGATCGGCACAAAAGGGATTGCCTGGTCAGCGAAAGACGAGTATGAACAGTTGAAACGCCGGCTCGGCACTGTCCGGCGCGCTTCCATCGCCGACGGCTGCCCGGATATCAGCGAAGCGAAAAAAGCGGCTGAAGCGATTTTGACGCTGTCATCAACTACAAACGGCAAAATGGCGGTGAAAGCGTGGGAGGCGCTTGAGAAAAAGACGGATTTGAAATTGGCCGATTTAGCGAAAGAACGCGAGGAAGAATGCTTTACGTTTGAACAAATCACCGCCCAGCCGAAAACGGTCATCACCTCACCGGCGTTCAGCGGCTCGGAAAAAGGCGGGCGGCGCTACTCGCCGTTTACGACGAACGTCGAACGGCTCATCCCGTGGCGGACGTTGACCGGCCGGCAGTCGTTTTACATCGATCATGAACTGATGCACGAGTTTGGCGAAACGATGGCGACGTTCAAGCCGGTGTTGCCGCACCGTCCGTTTTCAAACAAACGCCCGAAAGAAAACGGAAAGGAAGTCATCTTGAACTATTTGACGCCGCATAACAAATGGTCGATCCACAGCATGTATTTCGACTCCTTGCCGATGTTGACGCTTTTCCGCGGCGGGCCGACCGTGTGGATGAACAAAGATGATGCGGCCGAAGCCGGCATCAACGACAACGACTGGATCGAATGTTTCAACGAAAACGGCGTCGTCGTCGCCCGCGCCGTCGTCTCCCACCGGCTGCCGCGCGGCATGGCGTTTATGCACCACGCGCAAGACCGCCATATTAACGTGCCGGGCACGAAGCTGACAAACAACCGCGGCGGCACACACAACAGCCCGACGCGCATCCACGTAAAGCCGACGCATATGATCGGCGGATATGCACAGTTAAGCTACGGTTTCAACTATTACGGACCGACGGGCAACCAACGCGACCTGTACGTCGTCATCCGCAAACTCGAGGAGGTTGATTGGCTTGAAGATTAA